A window from Dysidea avara chromosome 2, odDysAvar1.4, whole genome shotgun sequence encodes these proteins:
- the LOC136247923 gene encoding protein NLRC5-like, whose product MEQRNEKEIIDIAGLMREGLASHCQFDMEHTEGSISTHNISDIFKPFKKNDGTIIIPEVIIIDGAPGMGKTTLSKEIAYRWAKSQLLNDAKLVFFVYLRDPEIKKICDMQSFIHYFYNFDKSANKTAERCADILINRSNDDITIILDGYDEYCDAPRGLFISHILKRKVFPKCKLIITSRPTATDRLQYIGDIRVEVMGFTDDSKKEYIEQELKGHPIKIEKLFSYLDKHRAINSICYIPIVMTILVCTFKEMEELPSDQTALYERFITLAMSRYVEKLRDDSKLKILSLHNLPEVYKNYIIELSKFAFETLRSDKIVFTAEEIKELCPNLSSTNNDFQGLGLLKSTQYFSMKKIDNCVSYNFLHLSFQEYLAAYYINSLDPSIQFELLQSTLFVDKYTNTWIMFTGLNMRESFQIFNYYIYGGASCNFLKNKLVPIIYSLDPPQAFFKFVNYCTNNDSPCITQILCFKSSEIEFETDTNLFHESESLVLSNQLSSLTVHWNKLYLSICHCSERNDQVMETFVIDKNIQEAFYDKIVSKLKYKTSISLMIVSTFKMFGYRVNKQQLIDGFKVNDRISDFILLKDCHLDDETAEIVSNGIKCCNTSRIAFDGCTFSNNGSKLIFNVLSCVDTLEAVHLGNMYLDEISDAALSSVVRRNANLKVLHLNVYFNFLQSTEIKSVGALRSITNLIVLDLTNCITSHNHHNTKETSNAISLAIRTNFALQKLYLGNNKLKTRALKIITALKNLSKLKVLDLSDNDMLDVVATELAFAIASNSSLEVLRLGSNRLTKSGILAIAKSLSRISTLKTLDIRNNQVSEEAADAISLVIETNTGIEELYLGYNKLETGALKIVRALKEVSSLKVLDLNNNNTSGIIADDLAAVIDHNSVRKLWLAYNDLRSCANTILYSLSKIRTLTALDLSGNDMSEDTAAFVALAVTNSLSNISTLKILNIKNTAFTEEASDSVASLIKSNTGIEELYLGYNKLEAGALKIVRALKEVSSLKVLDLNSSKTSGIIADDLSAVIDRNSLQILWLANNDLRLNISTILDSLSKITTLTELNLSGNDMTDDVAASLASAIKSNSSLEDLRLSNNRLTTSSIATMSESLSKNSSLTIFDLRNNLVTEEAAGAIGTLVKSNTGIKFLYLGNNKLGAGALKIVRALKEVSSLKVLDFNNNNTSGIIADDLAAVIDCNSLQKLWLANNDLRSCASTILHSLSKITTLTELDLCGNDMPEEVAAFAASAIASNSSLSDLRLSNNRLTTSGVVAIAKSLSKNSSLKILDIRNNLVTEEAADAIVSVVLTNNKLEQLYLGENDLQGGTCKIVEALEGSKTLKILNLNSVNIYHRKKSETGVDVRLSNNHLQLCGEFGINTLSKINTLKSLYLSGCYITNKMAKDLAVVIESNHLLQCLQLKNNQLKLNGLMTICQSLQQVSSLTYFNIKSNKITEEAAEHIASVILSNNGMQKLYLGDNYLQNKAVTIRRALQSVTSLVVLYLSNMNMTEEVVGDLVLAIKNNFLLEKLYLAGNALSTSLIQIAVACKENTKLLKALDLQCSSVNHSTMADLASVTGIINTLEALSLGGQNMGTEEKILHNFVLNLEMISSGYSKSGFKPPEDYRFIELLNLEVRKSNFIYKTQINYELTKTSYNDADSLYDLFNQQVTNKMNNFHERMKQNIDAASFIYSLYVISMLKVLDLGQSNINEIAASELADKLYSNTVLQQLWLKGNQLNTVGAMFILNSLEHILTLKVLDLSFNSIGYQSADNVAAVIHSNPTLEQLWLDGNGLLDTGVIQICRALKHVKKLRILSLCSNGISDDSAKELSAAISSNDLLEDLLLGNNNLQTVGICKVVQSLNNLVRLRKLDLFHNGVTKEVADELAVTISNCYTLQEPYLSDNMLGTRGAVKIFESLKQKSKLQVLTLSNNNITDEVIGELCFVLARNPRLQVLLISANKLQTDGVITIAKVVKCENTIMNLLALCENDVSEQGKEQVKAMVSDNPNIHVFI is encoded by the exons ATGGAACAACGTAACGAAAAAGAGATTATTGATATAGCAGGCCTAATGAGAGAAGGTCTTGCAAGTCATTGTCAATTTGATATGGAACACACTGAAGGTTCTATTAGTACACACAATATTTCAGATATATTCAAACCATTCAAAAAAAATGATGGCACTATTATAATTCCAgaagtaataataattgatgGTGCTCCAGGAATGGGAAAAACAACACTTAGTAAAGAAATAGCTTACCGATGGGCAAAATCTCAATTGCTCAATGATGCTAAACTGGTATTCTTTGTATACTTAAGAGATCCTGAAATAAAGAAAATCTGTGACATGCAaagttttattcattatttctATAATTTCGACAAGTCTGCCAATAAAACTGCAGAAAGATGTGCAGATATTCTCATCAACAGAAGTAATGATGATATAACAATTATATTGGATGGGTATGATGAGTATTGTGATGCTCCACGTGGTCTGTTCATATCCCATATTTTAAAGCGTAAAGTTTTTCCCAAGTGTAAATTGATAATCACATCTCGACCCACTGCTACTGATAGACTTCAATATATTGGAGACATCAGGGTAGAAGTGATGGGATTTACTGATGATAGTAAGAAAGAATACATTGAGCAAGAATTGAAGGGCCACCCAATTAAAATTGAAAAATTGTTTTCTTACCTTGATAAACACAGAGCTATCAACAGTATCTGCTATATACCTATAGTAATGACTATTTTAGTATGCACCTTCAAAGAAATGGAAGAATTACCATCTGATCAAACTGCATTATATGAAAGATTCATTACTCTTGCAATGTCTCGCTATGTAGAAAAACTTAGAGATGATTCTAAATTGAAAATTTTGTCCTTGCATAATTTACCAGAGGTATATAAGAATTACATAATAGAGTTGTCCAAATTTGCTTTTGAGACACTAAGAAGTGATAAAATTGTGTTTACAGCAGAAGAAATTAAAGAATTATGTCCTAATCTATCATCTACTAATAACGATTTCCAAGGTTTAGGCTTACTAAAGTCCACACAATATTTTAGTATGAAGAAGATTGATAATTGTGTGTCATACAATTTTCTTCACTTGTCGTTTCAAGAGTATTTAGCAGCATACTATATTAATTCTTTAGATCCTAGTATTCAGTTTGAACTACTACAGAGTACCTTGTTTGTTGACAAGTATACCAACACCTGGATTATGTTTACAGGCTTAAATATGCGTGAATCATTTCAGATATTCAATTATTACATATATGGGGGAGCATCATGTAACTTTCTGAAAAATAAGCTGGTTCCCATTATTTATAGTCTTGACCCACCGCAAgctttctttaaatttgtaaatTATTGTACAAATAATGATTCGCCATGCATCACTCAGATCCTCTGctttaaaagtagtgaaattgaATTTGAGACTGATACAAATTTGTTTCATGAATCTGAGAGCTTAGTTTTATCCAACCAGCTTTCATCACTCACTGTTCATTGGAATAAATTATACTTATCAATATGCCATTGTTCTGAAAGGAATGATCAGGTGATGGAGACTTTTGTCATTGATAAAAACATACAAGAAGCTTTCTATGATAAGATAGTATCAAAATTGAAATATAAAACATCAATTTCATTGATGATCGTAAGCACATTTAAAATGTTTGGATATAGAGTTAACAAACAACAGCTAATTGATGGCTTCAAAGTTAATGATAGAATAAGTGATTTCATATTATTGAAAGATTGTCATCTAGATGATGAAACTGCTGAAATAGTTTCAAACGGTATTAAATGTTGTAATACCTCACGTATTGCATTTGACGGATGCACATTTAGCAATAATGGTAGTAAACTGATATTTAATGTCTTGAGTTGTGTAGACACATTGGAGGCAGTTCATCTCGGGAATATGTACTTAGATGAAATAAGTGATGCTGCATTGTCATCTGTTGTTCGACGTAATGCAAACTTGAAAGTTTTGCACCTGAATGTCTACTTtaattttcttcaatcaacagAAATAAAATCAGTTGGAGCTCTTCGGAGTATTACTAACTTAATAGTTCTAGACCTTACTAACTGTATTACATCACACAATCATCACAACACCAAGGAAACCAGTAATGCTATTTCACTTGCAATACGAACCAATTTTGCACTACAGAAACTATACCTTGGTAATAACAAACTTAAAACAAGAGCATTGAAGATTATAACAGCTTTAAAGAACTTATCAAAGCTAAAAGTATTAGATCTAAGTGACAATGACATGTTGGATGTAGTAGCTACTGAATTAGCATTTGCTATTGCTAGTAATTCCTCTCTAGAAGTGTTGAGATTGGGCAGTAATAGGCTAACAAAAAGTGGCATTTTAGCAATTGCAAAATCGTTAAGCAGAATTTCAACACTAAAAACACTTGACATCAGAAATAACCAAGTTAgtgaagaagcagcagatgcTATATCACTAGTAATAGAAACTAATACCGGAATAGAAGAGTTGTATCTTGGTTATAATAAATTAGAAACAGGAGCACTAAAGATAGTAAGAGCTTTAAAAGAAGTATCATCTCTTAAAGTGCTAGAcctcaacaacaacaacacatcaGGTATAATAGCTGATGATCTAGCAGCAGTAATTGATCATAATAGTGTACGAAAACTGTGGTTAGCGTACAATGATTTGAGATCATGTGCAAATACTATTCTATATTCTTTGAGTAAGATCAGGACACTTACAGCATTGGACTTATCTGGTAATGATATGTCAGAGGATACAGCTGCTTTTGTTGCATTAGCTGTTACAA aCTCATTAAGTAACATTTCAACACTGAAAATATTGAATATAAAAAATACTGCATTTACTGAAGAGGCATCAGATTCAGTAGCATCGCTAATAAAAAGTAATACCGGAATAGAAGAGTTATATCTTGGTTATAATAAACTAGAAGCAGGAGCACTTAAGATAGTAAGAGCTTTAAAAGAAGTATCATCTCTTAAAGTGTTAGACCTCAACAGCAGCAAAACATCAGGTATAATAGCCGATGATCTATCAGCAGTCATTGATCGTAACAGTTTACAAATACTGTGGTTAGCAAACAATGATTTGAGATTAAATATAAGTACAATTCTAGATTCTTTGAGTAAGATTACTACACTTACAGAATTGAATTTGTCTGGAAATGATATGACTGATGATGTTGCTGCTTCTCTTGCATCAGCTATTAAAAGTAATTCCTCCTTAGAAGATCTGAGGTTAAGTAACAACAGACTGACAACAAGTAGCATTGCAACAATGTCTGAGTCCCTAAGTAAGAATTCATCACTAACAATATTTGACTTAAGAAATAATCTTGTCACTGAAGAAGCGGCAGGTGCTATTGGAACATTAGTAAAAAGCAACACTGGAATCAAATTTTTATATCTTGGTAACAATAAACTAGGAGCAGGAGCACTAAAGATAGTAAGAGCTTTAAAAGAAGTATCATCTCTTAAAGTGTTAGacttcaacaacaacaacacatcaGGTATAATAGCTGATGATCTGGCAGCGGTCATTGATTGTAATAGTTTACAAAAACTGTGGTTAGCAAACAATGATTTAAGATCATGTGCAAGTACAATTTTACATTCTTTGAGTAAGATTACAACACTTACAGAATTGGATTTATGTGGTAATGATATGCCAGAAGAAGTGGCTGCTTTTGCTGCATCTGCTATTGCAAGTAATTCCTCCCTATCAGATCTTAGGTTAAGTAACAACAGACTAACAACGAGTGGTGTTGTAGCAATTGCAAAGTCGTTGAGTAAGAACTCGTCACTGAAGATACTTGATATTAGAAATAACCTTGttactgaagaagcagcagatgcTATAGTGTCTGTGGTATTGACTAACAATAAACTGGAACAGTTGTATCTTGGTGAGAATGATCTTCAAGGAGGAACATGTAAAATAGTAGAAGCCCTTGAAGGCTCTAAGACTCTGAAAATCTTAAACCTGAATAGTGTAAACATATATCACAGGAAGAAATCTGAAACTGGTGTTGACGTACGTTTATCTAATAATCATCTGCAACTGTGTGGAGAATTCGGTATAAACACTTTAAGTAAAATTAACACACTCAAATCACTATATTTGAGTGGTTGTTATATTACAAATAAAATGGCTAAGGATTTAGCAGTTGTTATTGAGAGTAACCATCTACTGCAGTGTTTACAATTAAAAAACAATCAGTTAAAATTAAATGGACTGATGACTATTTGTCAGTCATTGCAGCAAGTATCATCACTGACATACTTCAATATTAAAAGTAACAAAATTACTGAAGAAGCTGCTGAACATATAGCATCAGTGATACTAAGTAATAATGGAATGCAAAAGTTGTATCTTGGTGACAACTATCTTCAAAACAAGGCAGTTACAATTCGTAGAGCACTTCAAAGTGTTACATCACTTGTTGTTTTATACCTCAGTAACATGAACATGACTGAAGAAGTTGTAGGTGATTTGGTACTAGccattaaaaataattttctgCTTGAAAAACTATACTTGGCTGGTAATGCATTATCAACTAGTTTAATTCAAATAGCAGTGGCTTGTAAGGAGAACACTAAACTTTTGAAGGCATTGGATTTACAATGTAGTAGTGTTAACCATTCTACAATGGCTGATCTGGCATCAGTAACTGGAATTATAAACACTCTGGAAGCACTTTCTTTAGGTGGACAAAATATGGGCACTGAAGAAAAAATCTTACATAATTTTGTACTTAATTTGGAAATGATAAGTTCAGGTTATTCTAAATCAGGTTTCAAACCACCTGAGGATTATAGATTTATTGAATTGTTGAACTTGGAGGTACGAAAATCAAACTTTATTTACAAGACTCAAATTAATTATGAGTTAACGAAAACTTCGTATAATGATGCTGATTCACTTTACGATTTATTCAACCAACAAGTAACAAATAAAATGAACAATTTTCATGAAAGAATGAAACAGAACATAGATGCAGCCTCTTTTATCTATTCACTCTACGTCATCTCAATGCTAAAAGTCCTTGATTTGGGTCAAAGTAATATTAATGAAATTGCTGCTTCTGAATTAGCAGATAAGTTATACTCTAATACTGTACTTCAACAATTATGGCTTAAGGGTAATCAATTAAATACTGTTGGGGCTATGTTCATTTTAAACTCACTGGAGCACATTTTAACCCTAAAAGTGCTTGACTTGAGTTTTAACAGTATTGGTTATCAGTCAGCTGATAATGTAGCAGCTGTGATACATAGTAACCCAACACTAGAACAACTGTGGCTGGAtgggaatggactactggacactGGAGTCATACAAATCTGTCGAGCATTAAAACATGTTAAGAAGTTGAGAATACTAAGTCTGTGTAGTAATGGAATCAGTGATGATTCAGCTAAAGAATTATCTGCTGCAATTTCTAGTAATGATCTTCTGGAAGATTTGCTACTTGGTAATAACAATTTACAAACTGTAGGAATATGTAAAGTTGTCCAGTCTCTTAATAACCTAGTCAGATTAAGAAAGCTTGATTTGTTTCACAATGGAGTTACTAAAGAAGTTGCAGATGAATTGGCAGTCACCATATCTAACTGTTACACCCTTCAAGAACCATATCTAAGTGACAACATGTTGGGAACTAGAGGAGCAGTGAAGATATTTGAATCATTAAAACAGAAATCTAAACTACAGGTGTTAACACttagtaataataacattactgatgaagtaattggtgaattatgtTTTGTATTAGCCAGAAATCCTAGATTACAAGTTTTGTTGATCAGTGCAAACAAGTTACAAACAGATGGAGTTATAACAATTGCAAAAGTTGTTAAATGTGAGAATACAATTATGAACTTGTTGGCGttgtgtgaaaatgatgttagTGAGCAGGGAAAAGAGCAAGTAAAAGCAATGGTTTCTGATAACCCAAACATCCATGTttttatataa